The DNA window ggtggtaaaatctcatcagtacctgcagcaacatcagtagcttcgacagcaactgtggaaactgattcagcagtcgatgacgacttagtattcgtcttcggatttctcttcctcttcctttcatatgtaaaggtattaaacctcgaagtcattaattttggtgggatagcataaatcagtattatacgaaataaatttaataaacatgtgtaaaattagtataaacacaataagattaacatacCTCTCTAGTTTATTGCTGGGATCGACGTTGGACGCCGGAGTGGGGGCAGTTTCGTTTTCAtttatgctcctacaaacttgcaagacgacctctcgggagtcgatgggatccacttccatgttgttgccttggttcaccgacatgttcagaagaaatccttgtagtataATTGAAAAgatctagggtttcgacgttcagtgtttggattatcgccgggagatagagagagaagaatatgaacagttgcttatgaaaatgaaattgagggagagtcggcttgtagagggaaattgaaattatatcaactagtcatggaagcgaataaatattcgttcgatatcgtaagttcttacaaaaataataaaaataaattgaaaataaaaactattcatcgaagcgaagatttattcgcggaatgtaaatgcacgggtaagtgaatttacatgacaggcaaattggcttctcatgggaggggaggtggttttacatgaacgtcaggctaaaaatatttgaaaagaagaaatcttctctttcaatcgtctactcgaaaaacaaaattaaagcgaatatttggtcgtttactgattgtcatttcaaattaattgaattaacatttattaataaacggaaatataaaattaataaaaataaaatagccaagtaattgaggcgaagatttgttcggttgatgcatgtcatcttcaattaattgaatttataattaataatcggaaatataaaatccatgtcattttggtattcacatagacgggtaattgtctttccatggcaggcaggcggtcttctcatgggtgggttgggggtttacatgaggttttaattaaaattaattgaaccGAATATAAACGGTGCCAAAACCGCCTTCTCCGAGGATATTAGATTTGCTGTATCTTCCGGTTTCTACCTCTAACTCATGGGCGGTAAAAATCTTTGCAGTTTCTGTGGAGGAGGACCCTTGAGTAGATGAGAGTTGGTTTTTCATGATGAAGCCCCCGTTTCGTTGAAAGAAGCTTTGTCTGAGTTTCATCAGATTTTGTTTCTTTACCAAATGATGCATCCAGATAAACACCCTGAATAAGAATATTATGGCGATCCCAGTACCTGTATGCCAGTAAAAAATGtcgaattaaatttaaaattttcaaacaaacataCAGTTTTCAAAAGTTAGTTATAACTAACGTACCGATAATAACTATAGCGAGCAAAGGGAAAGCCTATGAACAGCCAGTGCCAGCTTTGCTTCCATTGCCGTGATATCCCCACGGACATGAACAATGAGGACTCCCTGTTCATTCTTACAGATTTCCACACAGTCATTCAACTTTGGGTCGCTGCATTCGTTAATATCTGCAGCATAACAACAAGAGCGTTATGAAAGGGTTAATcatcaaaagaaagaaagaaaaaaaagaagaagaaaaagttaGTTAGCTGAGGTTTTGTGGGTATATAGTTAGTTAGTTTAGTTAGTACCTTCACAACCATAAAAGAGATAGGGGTTCCCATTGAATCCGTCGATGCATTTGCACCTATAACCTACCCCATTCTGAACGTCCAAGCATTCCTTGTTTTGACCGTTGCAAGCATAAGTTTGAACATCCTTGGCCGCCTCTTTGCAAGTCTTGTTACTTACAGCCCATTCGAGCACCACCGGTCGGTCCTCCTTAGGCGGCTTTTCCTTGAGGTGTTTGCTTGAGAAATGGTAAACGCTCGTAGCCGCAACAAATGCATAACCGCAAGGATTAAAGTCGACCACATTGGAATGATTGTGAAAACTGAGAACTCGACTTTGCAAATGCTGTGTATTCTGAGGAATCGCTGCTTGACAACACCCTATACCGTCGCACCTTCCGTCTTGAACGTCGGCGAGGTTGGCACAGTAGGCCGTGCAGGCGGTGAAAAAGTTCATGCCTTCCCGCCGGGTCGCCATTTGCCCATACGTATCGCATCCCAAAGCTGTGAACTTGTTTTCGGTGGTTGAGACAACGAATGTACCCGTTGACAATCCTAGATCGGCTTGAGACTCATTATAACAGTCTTCCCCAATTTCCATCAAAAAAATTTGACACTTCCAGTAGAGACATTGATTTCGCTGATTTGGATTCTGCCTTTAGTCCCCCAATACAAACCGCCATTGTCCTTGCATGTCAAATGGAAGGATTCAGTATGGTAGGTGTCGTTCGCTAAATAGCATCCTTCAGTGGTACCGAATGGGTACGGAATTGATATTTCCCCGCATGTCCTGTTGCAGAACTGGCTCTCAGCAGCTACTAATTCGAAAACATACAACTGTATGAAAAATATGATCAGTAGCAGATTTTTTGGTAGAGAAGAAAAGGAAGATGCCATGGTAGCTACAGCTTCTTTGGTAGAGAAGAAGCAAGttctctgtttttttttttaaacttgtttGGTGGTAGAGAGACGAAGGACTGGTTTATATATAATGACCACGAGTGAAAagctttattattattttttaaataggaaTATTAAAAAACTCGGGTGAAGGAAGGATACAGttactcatttttattttgtatgtttgTTCTTTTTTAACATTAGTTTTTTCCATGTTGttacaacacaaacacaaacaaaaataataataaaaaatgaagaggAACATTTCAATACGGTGAGGAAGTTATTAACTTTGAgtttatatcatattaatatGTAGGATCACTTTGAGTtacccccagggtagaaaagattcgtcctcgaatctggaaccgcatcatcctcatcagaagaagactcacccacaaaacgaacaagatgcttcacattgaacacatcagaggtacgcacatggctgggaaggcgtaaacgataagcattggggttgatcttctccacaatctcaacaggaccaatcttcttagcagcaagcttgctatattcatgagctggaaaacgatccttagtcagaatagcccacacaaagtcaccaacttcaaaatcaacagcacacCTTCttgaatcagccttctccttgtacttggcagtagcagcaaccaagcggtcatgagtggtctgatgaacctgagccaactgaccaacaaaatccgcagcagtggaatgaggacgcaccttgctgggcagcgctaacaaatcaagaggagcacgcggagacagcccgtaaatcacatggaaaggactgaaaccagtggagcgattaacagcatgattgtgagcaaactcggcctgaggcagcttcagatcccaagccttaggatgatccccaactaaactgcgcagaaggttccccaaagacctattaacaacttcagtttggccatcagtttgcgggtgatagacactgctaaaattcagctgagtattaaccaaacgccaaagactcctccaaaagtgactcacaaagcgagtgtcccgatcagaaactatggaggcaggaagtccatgaaggcgatacacatccctgaaataaagctgtgcaacagccacagcatcagaggttttcttgcagggaatgaaatgaaccatcttcgagaatcggtcaaccaccactaaaatcgaatcagaaccacgctgggtacgtggcagcccaaggacaaaatccatactgacatcagaccatggttgagtgggaataggcagaggcaagtataacccggcattagtcgaagcgcccttagccaactgacaaacacgacaGCGAGCAACAAAACAccccacctctttgcgcatcgaaggccagaaataagaagctgcaagaagctggaaggtacgatcacgcccaacatggccttctttgtggagttcctgaatcatcctcaaacgcaggctgcaatctggaatgcacaactgcacaccgcggaaaaggaacccatcctccaagacaaagtccctcgaatccccctgttggatgcgaatgaggacctgagaaaagaaaggatcatcacgatagaggtccacaaacgaatcaaagccgggtacatggacacgcatctccgccaacagcccatgacgacgactcaaagcatcagccacgcgattagacacaccagccttgtgtttaatcacaaaagtaaactgctgtaaataagagacccacgaagcatgacgatgagaaatcttgtcctgaccaccaagatgcttgagggaatcatgatccgtatataagacaaactcccgctgaaataaataatgacgccAGTGTTTGACTGCCTGGACAATAGCATAGAACTCAATATCATAGGTACTGAAACGAAGTTTAGCGCTAGACAGTTTCTCACTAAAATAAGCAACAGGACGCCCAGATTGGCTAAGTACAGCCCCAATACCCAATTTCGAAGCATCACAATGTAGTTCAAATGGCTGGGAAAAATCAGGAAGAACCAAAATAGGGGCTGAAGTGAGTCGGTGCTTGATCTCAACAAAGGCAGCCTCGGCATCATCCGTCCAGAAGAACTTAACCCCCTTCATACAATCAGTTATAGGAGCCGTAACACTACTGAAGTGAGGAATAAAACGCCGATAGAAGGAAGCCAAGCCATGAAAACTGCGAACGTCAGTGATCGAAGAGGGGTGGGGCCACTGATTGACAGCCAGTACCTTACTCGGGTCCACTTTCAGGCCCTCCCGAGACACCACATAACCGAGGAACTGGGTAGAATCAGTAAGAAATGTGCACTTCGAGGAAGCAGCATAGAACTTGTCACGCCGGAGAACAGATAACACCTCACGAAGATGGGAGAGGTGTGCTACCTCGCTGTCACTGTAAATCAAGATGTCGTCGAAGTAAACGACTacaaacttcccaatgaaagggcgaagagcctggttcatcacacgcatagaggtgctaggagcattcgacagaccaaacggcataaccagccactcatataagccctcacgagtcttaaaggcagtcttccactcatcacccatgcgaatacgaatctgatggtatccactcttgagatccagtttgctaaacacagaagcaccacccaactgatccaacaagtcatccaaccggggaataggaaaccgataacgcactgtaatcttgttgatagcacgactatcaatgcacatacgccaagacccatccttttttggggtaagaagggccgggacagcacagggactaaggctctctcgaatgtgtcccttagccagcaagtcctccacctgtctacgcaactcttcatgttctttgggactcatgcggtaatgaggacggttgggtagggcagcacctggaaccaagtcaatgtgatgctggatatcacgcaaaggaggcaaggcacaaggcagattctcaggaaaaacatctgcaaactcctgtaacagcggctgcactggaataggcacctcagaactagcaccacaggtaatcagcgaacaaaatagagcaaacaccatgccagattcgaccatggcggtctaaaaaggaccccgagacaacaaggtggcaggggggacgcatgatgagtgggggcagcacccttcttgggctgatttggcatcaacacaatcttggtaccatgaaataagaacgtgtaggtattagcacgcctatcatgtataacagaatgatcaaactgccaagggcgaccaagtaaaaggtgacaagcatccataggaaccacatcacaatatacagcatcacgataatgagaaccaatggaaaaattaacaagtacgcgcttggaaattgtaacatccgtaccttgactcagccaggacaggcgataaggcttggggtgaggttcagtggacagacccagcttcgaaactgcaacctcagaaatcacattctcacaactcccagcatcaatgatgaaggtgcaaactttgccaccgatggtacaagtggaatggaacagataattgcgtaaccactcgttgtcaggagcacgaggggttaaacatgatcgacgaatcaccaaaagggggccaacatcaccagaaacatactcctccgcagcctcatcatcataaacatcatacactggggctgaatctgaaggaagagcagagtcaggatcatccacctcagtaaaaagaccacgattggtggactttgggttgtgacactctgcttggcgatggccaacttcaccacaattgaaacaacgcaagccaccgggacgtccctgcggggggggggggggctgtagtgctgcgagggggggctggggtgggatgggccggctgggaagaagaaccaatgccactagtggggacaacctgttttccaaagctacccgaaccgcgcctggctagctgtttctcagcctgtgaagcacgctgatgtgcctcagaaatagtcaagggatcaaacatattcaaaatatcctgcaactggaggcgaaggccaccaatatagctagaaaccaactggagaggggactcagacaggtcaacacgagccacaaaggtgtaaaactcagtggaatagtcatccacagaacgagaaccctgacgaagattctggaaccgctggtacaggttacgttcgtaattatatggtagaaacgcagccctaatatgcttcctgaatttgtcccaattcgtgagctttgccttaccatgacgaacacgtgtctgtttcaactgctgccaccatgcttgtgcacgatcatgtaagcggatcgtaacaaggggtacacgacgatctgtaagaacttccttgaaatccagaatctcttcaacctgagaaagccaatcaataaactcttccggtggtagactaccatcgaacttagggatgtccaccctgaaagcctgctcccagcgatgattggggcgttcaggggatcgattctgaagaccaccgagagggttttcatctgtcaccgtaacatcatcttcagggtggtgcatgtgcatagatgcatccatcaattgcgtcaaccattcaacctgccgcctcaaatcgtcgttatcacggcgaaactcagcgttttcacgtcgcaactcagcaaggtcaccatcatcagcaccaggggtatgGTTGCGCgactgtcttcggggcggcatacctcagggtcgactggaaactgataccaactgatgcagcgtgcgtggctaggatgaacctttatcaagattcgttgattcttacgaataccgaaagttgatagatattgaggaaacctcgttttctgattaataatcttcccataacaaagtgttttaagattcttttaaatactcaaaccctagcttgcaaaagaa is part of the Impatiens glandulifera chromosome 1, dImpGla2.1, whole genome shotgun sequence genome and encodes:
- the LOC124937334 gene encoding wall-associated receptor kinase-like 8, which gives rise to MEIGEDCYNESQADLGLSTGTFVVSTTENKFTALGCDTYGQMATRREGMNFFTACTAYCANLADVQDGRCDGIGCCQAAIPQNTQHLQSRVLSFHNHSNVVDFNPCGYAFVAATSVYHFSSKHLKEKPPKEDRPVVLEWAVSNKTCKEAAKDVQTYACNGQNKECLDVQNGVGYRCKCIDGFNGNPYLFYGCEDINECSDPKLNDCVEICKNEQGVLIVHVRGDITAMEAKLALAVHRYWDRHNILIQGVYLDASFGKETKSDETQTKLLSTKRGLHHEKPTLIYSRNDLDVAVLPNEAPSPPVQPKSVEDVGEDIEDESLLLEQEDVEAVFQHSQANDVLYEGAPGNITRQLLRSMKMGQEISSELIDAWLICSMMPPYFPNPLKKT